In the genome of Candidatus Saccharimonadales bacterium, the window CTACCTTAACCTCATGGTCACCTCGGGCCAATGTTTCACTGACCTGTAACGTGAGTTCGTCATCTTTACCAGAAGAGACTTTAGCTGGCATATCGTCGATCGTTGCTTCTGAGATCATCAAGCCTCGAGCATGAAGAATGATCCCGTTAGTGGCGTACGGCAGGTAGCCTTGGACTACGACTGCGCCACTGAATCGACGCGTCTGCCGTCTGACGTCGAGATCAAGTGTATAGTGTGCCGGTTGAAACTGGTCAACCAGTTGTCGTACCTTCTGCATACGTCAAGTGTATCATTCCTTCGTGCTGAACATCTTGCGTGATTAAACAGAATGTTCTACAATGAAATAGTACTTGAGTCCGGCCAAAAGGTCGGCTTTTTTAATGAAAAGGTCAAATAAACGAGAATCCGCATATGGAAGATCTGAATGTCAAACAACTTGTCATGGTCATACGACAGATCGCTGAGGAGAAGAATCTCCCAGAGGATTCTGTCCACTCGATCATTGAGCAGGCCATCGCCGCAGCGTGGCGCCGCGATTATGGTGCAAAAGAGCAGGAAGTCAGAGTTAACCTAAACTCCAATACTGGCGACGTCACCGTCTATGCCACCAAGGAAGTCGTTGAAGAAGTTATCGATAACCAAATGCACATCTCACTCGATGACGCCAAGAAGATCAACAAAGACGCCAAGGTTGGTGAAACCATCGAGGTTGCGTACCATCCTACCAGTTTCGGCCGGGTGGCCGCCCAGACTGCCAAACAGGTCATTCTCCAGCGCCTGCGGGAAGCAGAGCGAGAGGTTGTTCTGGAAGAGTTTGAGGATAAGATTGGCACTGTCTTGGTTGGTACCGTCCAACGAGTTGAACCGCGATTCGTCCGTGTTGAAGTCGGCCGCGCCAGTGGTATTCTACCTCAATCCGAACAGATTACTGGTGAGTACTACGGAGTCGGTTCGCGCATCAAGGTATACCTGAAAGATGTTGAGCGAGGTAACAGGGGGCCGCAGCTGATCTTTAGTCGTGCCAATGAGCCATTTATTGAGTATCTCTTCCGCCAAGAGGTTCCTGAGATGGAAAGCGGAGCAGTTGAGATCAAAGCTATCGCCCGTGAAGCCGGTAAACGCACCAAGGTGGCCGTTCATTCGACAGTGCCTGGTGTTGATCCGGTTGGCACATTCGTCGGTGGGCACGGAACACGAGTCCAGGCCGTCATCAACGAGATTGGCGAGCAAGAGAAGATCGATGTCGTGCCATATAGCGAAGATATTAACCAGTTCATTACCAATGCACTCGCTCCCGCTCGACTTACCTCGATTAAGATTGATGAAGCCAACAAGAAGGCAACCGTCCAGGTTCCGGAAGACCAGCTCTCAATCACGATCGGACGCGGCGGTCAAAACGTTCGCCTTGCCAGCCGGCTGACCGGCTACGAAATCGACATTGTCGGTGAATCTGCAACGACGGCGACTGCCACTAAGAAAGATGATGCACCTCGACCGAAGCGTAAGAACGTCGAAGATTCACTGATCTCTGCCCTCAATGAGGCCTC includes:
- the nusA gene encoding transcription termination factor NusA, which translates into the protein MEDLNVKQLVMVIRQIAEEKNLPEDSVHSIIEQAIAAAWRRDYGAKEQEVRVNLNSNTGDVTVYATKEVVEEVIDNQMHISLDDAKKINKDAKVGETIEVAYHPTSFGRVAAQTAKQVILQRLREAEREVVLEEFEDKIGTVLVGTVQRVEPRFVRVEVGRASGILPQSEQITGEYYGVGSRIKVYLKDVERGNRGPQLIFSRANEPFIEYLFRQEVPEMESGAVEIKAIAREAGKRTKVAVHSTVPGVDPVGTFVGGHGTRVQAVINEIGEQEKIDVVPYSEDINQFITNALAPARLTSIKIDEANKKATVQVPEDQLSITIGRGGQNVRLASRLTGYEIDIVGESATTATATKKDDAPRPKRKNVEDSLISALNEASEEDKKKE